A stretch of the Planctomycetota bacterium genome encodes the following:
- a CDS encoding S41 family peptidase: MNLVVVCAAGALAASAGKAIAQNQPDAGMLRYPDVSGEHIVFVYANDLWVVDRSGGTARPLASPPGAEAFPRFSPDGSEIVFQGNYDGDRDLYVAGLDGGVPRRLTHHPANETPTDWDADRGIIFHRNGRSGQARQQQLYAVSPKGGNPTKLPPAYGANGAIHGDWLAYTPNQRDFRTWKRYRGGMASDVWLFNLESLESEQITTWEGTDTLPMWHDGTVYYLSDAGPEHRLNIWSYDPDTGDREQVTDYRDYDVKFPSIGPGTDGRGEIVFQNGPEIFLLDLRLGRARSVSITIPGAKPSVRPRMVDAASQLQAGGISATGKRAVVEARGDIWTIPAKAGAPRQLTDSSRYAERSPAWSPDGRWIAYFSDENGEYNLYVTQSDGKGETRRLTNTSENYFFDIAWSPDSETILFNDKAGRIHAVDLESGERTEIDRDEMAGRPTLSWSSDSRWIAYDKTDPGNLVTAVWIYDTESGERRQVTSGYFNDSDPAFANDYLYYASMRQFTSPRYEDVGSTFVYAGTEVLIAVPLNGDVENPMLIEPDEESWNEDEATDEEDAGDEDATDENADDDADASPIDGTWSGTATGLSALGLPDDQLEFTMYIRRNDDGGYVGASESQGQLNQYDSVTFDESTGTLTTSRADGPITTTMTGMLSGESLSGTWTIAGPISGSGSFTATRTSASVADGKIDDDAGSGGSGDPVEIDFDGFEARGMQLPVAAGSFNGLRTNDRGDLLYNSFAQGAPPSVKLINAGDDEPQEKTVVTGAALVGLSGDGKKALLAAGNRWKIADARPGQNMSEALVPRDLNKMLDPREEWRQLVRDAWRRHRDFFYVDNMHGVDWDAIYDRYSRMVDDAASREDVSFIIGEMISELNVGHAYYSGGDVDGQPSRNVGMLGVDFELAEQDGQVGYRIARIYKGATWDSDARNPLTHHGMDVEVGDFVTHVNGSRIDTSKDPWAAFVGTAGKDTTLTIADAIAGDDDARNVRDYTIKPLGSDQYLRYRDWVEQKRAHVDEASGGAIGYIHVPDTGVNGQNELFRQFYGQIGKDALIIDDRWNGGGQIPTRFIELLNRPRTNYWYRRDGADWAWPYDSHQGPKAMLINGQAGSGGDMFPWLFRHNNLGKLIGRRTWGGLVGISGVPPLIDGGYTAVPNFGFYEADGTWGVEGHGVDPDIEVMDDPTLLARGQDPQLDAAIEHLKAEIKQRGYEPPRRPAPPNRRGMGLRDADK; this comes from the coding sequence ATGAACCTCGTGGTGGTGTGTGCGGCCGGTGCGTTGGCCGCGAGCGCGGGCAAGGCAATCGCCCAGAATCAGCCCGATGCGGGCATGCTGCGTTATCCGGACGTCAGCGGCGAGCACATCGTGTTCGTCTATGCCAACGACCTGTGGGTCGTCGATCGCAGCGGCGGCACCGCCCGGCCGCTCGCCAGCCCGCCCGGTGCCGAGGCCTTCCCCCGCTTCAGCCCCGACGGCTCCGAGATCGTCTTCCAGGGCAACTACGACGGTGATCGCGACCTGTACGTCGCGGGTCTCGACGGTGGCGTGCCCCGCAGGCTCACGCACCATCCCGCGAACGAGACGCCCACCGACTGGGACGCCGACCGCGGCATCATCTTCCACCGCAACGGCCGCAGCGGGCAGGCGCGGCAGCAGCAGCTCTACGCGGTGTCGCCCAAGGGCGGCAACCCAACCAAGCTGCCGCCGGCCTATGGCGCCAATGGCGCCATCCACGGCGACTGGCTCGCCTACACGCCCAACCAGCGGGACTTCCGCACCTGGAAGCGATACCGCGGCGGCATGGCGTCGGACGTCTGGCTCTTCAACCTCGAGTCCCTCGAGAGCGAGCAGATCACGACGTGGGAGGGCACCGACACGCTGCCCATGTGGCACGACGGCACGGTCTACTACCTCTCCGACGCCGGCCCCGAGCACCGCCTCAACATCTGGTCCTACGACCCCGATACCGGCGACCGCGAGCAGGTCACCGACTATCGCGACTACGACGTCAAGTTCCCCTCGATCGGTCCGGGGACGGACGGCCGCGGCGAGATCGTCTTCCAGAACGGGCCGGAGATCTTCCTGCTCGATCTGCGGCTGGGTCGCGCCCGCAGCGTGTCGATCACGATCCCCGGCGCCAAGCCCTCGGTGCGGCCGCGGATGGTCGATGCCGCGTCGCAGCTTCAGGCCGGCGGAATCAGCGCGACCGGCAAGCGGGCCGTCGTGGAGGCGCGAGGCGACATCTGGACGATCCCCGCCAAGGCCGGCGCCCCCCGCCAGCTGACCGACAGCTCGCGCTACGCCGAGCGGAGCCCCGCCTGGAGCCCCGACGGCCGCTGGATCGCCTACTTCTCCGATGAGAACGGCGAGTACAACCTCTACGTCACCCAGTCCGACGGCAAGGGCGAGACCCGCCGCCTGACCAACACCAGCGAGAACTACTTCTTCGACATCGCCTGGTCGCCCGACAGCGAGACGATCCTCTTCAACGACAAGGCCGGCCGCATCCACGCCGTCGACCTCGAGTCGGGCGAACGGACCGAGATCGATCGCGACGAGATGGCGGGCCGGCCCACGCTGAGCTGGTCGTCCGACAGCCGGTGGATCGCCTACGACAAGACCGACCCGGGCAACCTCGTGACCGCGGTCTGGATCTACGACACCGAGTCGGGCGAGCGTCGGCAGGTCACCAGCGGCTACTTCAACGACTCCGACCCGGCATTCGCCAACGACTACCTCTACTACGCATCCATGCGGCAGTTCACCTCGCCCCGCTACGAGGACGTCGGGTCGACCTTCGTCTACGCCGGCACCGAGGTGCTCATCGCCGTGCCGCTGAACGGCGACGTCGAGAACCCGATGCTCATCGAACCCGACGAGGAATCCTGGAACGAGGACGAAGCCACGGACGAGGAGGACGCCGGCGACGAGGACGCAACGGACGAGAATGCCGACGATGACGCCGACGCAAGCCCCATCGATGGCACCTGGTCGGGCACGGCCACGGGCCTCTCCGCGCTCGGACTGCCCGACGACCAGCTCGAGTTCACCATGTATATCCGCCGCAACGACGACGGAGGCTACGTGGGTGCGAGCGAGAGCCAGGGCCAGCTCAACCAGTACGATTCGGTGACCTTCGACGAATCCACGGGCACGCTCACGACCTCGCGTGCCGATGGCCCCATCACCACGACCATGACCGGCATGCTCAGCGGCGAGTCGCTGAGCGGCACCTGGACGATCGCCGGCCCCATCAGCGGCTCCGGCAGCTTCACGGCAACCCGCACCTCCGCGAGCGTCGCCGACGGCAAGATCGATGATGACGCCGGCAGCGGCGGGAGCGGCGATCCCGTCGAGATCGACTTCGACGGCTTCGAGGCCCGTGGCATGCAGTTGCCCGTAGCCGCCGGCTCCTTCAACGGCCTGCGGACCAACGACCGCGGCGACCTGCTGTACAACAGCTTCGCCCAGGGCGCCCCGCCCAGCGTCAAGCTCATCAATGCGGGCGACGACGAGCCCCAGGAGAAGACCGTCGTGACCGGCGCCGCCCTCGTGGGCCTCTCGGGCGATGGCAAGAAGGCGCTGCTCGCCGCGGGCAACCGCTGGAAGATCGCCGACGCCCGCCCGGGCCAGAACATGAGCGAGGCCCTCGTGCCCCGCGACCTCAACAAGATGCTCGACCCCCGCGAGGAGTGGCGGCAGCTCGTCCGGGATGCCTGGCGCCGCCACCGCGACTTCTTCTACGTCGACAACATGCACGGCGTTGATTGGGACGCCATCTACGACCGCTACAGCCGCATGGTCGACGACGCCGCGAGCCGCGAGGACGTGAGCTTCATCATCGGCGAGATGATCAGCGAGCTCAACGTCGGCCACGCCTACTACTCGGGCGGCGACGTCGATGGCCAGCCCAGCCGCAACGTCGGCATGCTCGGCGTCGACTTCGAGCTCGCCGAACAAGATGGCCAGGTCGGCTACCGCATCGCCCGCATCTACAAGGGCGCCACGTGGGACTCCGACGCCCGCAACCCGCTCACGCACCATGGCATGGATGTCGAGGTCGGCGACTTCGTGACCCACGTCAACGGCAGCCGCATCGATACCAGCAAGGACCCGTGGGCGGCCTTCGTCGGCACTGCCGGCAAGGACACCACGCTCACGATCGCCGATGCGATCGCCGGCGACGACGACGCTCGCAACGTCCGCGACTACACCATCAAGCCGCTGGGCAGCGACCAGTACCTTCGCTACCGGGACTGGGTCGAGCAGAAGCGGGCCCACGTCGATGAGGCGTCGGGCGGCGCCATCGGCTACATCCACGTGCCCGATACCGGCGTCAACGGCCAGAATGAACTGTTCCGCCAGTTCTATGGCCAGATCGGCAAGGACGCCCTGATCATCGACGACCGCTGGAACGGCGGCGGCCAGATCCCTACGCGGTTCATCGAACTGCTCAACCGCCCGCGCACCAACTACTGGTACCGCCGCGACGGCGCCGACTGGGCGTGGCCCTACGACAGCCACCAGGGCCCCAAGGCCATGCTCATCAACGGGCAGGCCGGCTCGGGCGGCGACATGTTCCCGTGGCTCTTCCGCCACAACAACCTTGGCAAGCTCATCGGCCGGCGGACGTGGGGCGGTCTCGTTGGCATCTCGGGCGTGCCACCGCTCATCGACGGCGGCTACACCGCCGTGCCCAACTTCGGCTTCTACGAGGCCGACGGCACCTGGGGCGTCGAGGGCCACGGCGTCGACCCCGACATCGAAGTCATGGACGATCCCACGCTGCTCGCACGCGGCCAGGACCCACAGCTCGATGCGGCCATCGAGCACCTCAAGGCCGAGATCAAGCAGCGCGGCTACGAGCCCCCGCGCCGCCCGGCGCCGCCCAACCGCCGCGGCATGGGCCTGCGGGACGCCGACAAGTAG
- a CDS encoding ECF-type sigma factor translates to MNPPPEGDITRLLQDPSVGSDERSKYLVEALYGQLHSTAVRLLAGERANHTLGATALIHEAYLKLTGDRDLPWANRAHFYVAAAEAMRRVLVDHARSRGRQKRGGGRAPLALRDVLELADRDSADILRFDDALRRFQEVAPDAAAVVQLRFLAGLTVEQTAAALEMSTSTVDRRWAFARAWLYRELSGDGDEASDARGI, encoded by the coding sequence ATGAACCCACCCCCGGAAGGCGACATCACGCGTCTGCTCCAAGACCCGTCGGTCGGCTCTGACGAGCGGTCCAAGTACCTCGTCGAGGCGCTCTACGGGCAGCTGCACTCGACGGCGGTGCGGTTGCTCGCCGGGGAGCGAGCGAACCACACGCTGGGCGCGACCGCGCTCATCCACGAGGCGTATCTGAAGCTCACGGGCGACCGCGACCTGCCCTGGGCGAACCGGGCGCACTTCTACGTGGCGGCGGCCGAGGCGATGCGGCGGGTGCTGGTCGATCACGCCCGAAGCCGGGGCCGCCAGAAGCGCGGCGGCGGCCGGGCGCCCCTCGCGCTTCGGGATGTCCTAGAGCTCGCCGACAGGGATTCGGCGGACATCCTGAGGTTCGATGACGCACTTCGCCGCTTCCAGGAGGTGGCGCCGGACGCTGCCGCGGTCGTGCAACTCCGGTTCCTCGCGGGTCTGACGGTGGAGCAGACCGCGGCAGCTCTAGAGATGTCCACTAGCACGGTAGACCGCAGGTGGGCCTTCGCCCGGGCGTGGCTCTACCGAGAACTGAGCGGCGATGGCGATGAGGCCTCGGACGCAAGAGGTATTTGA
- a CDS encoding tetratricopeptide repeat protein, protein MTTTESIFWTARDLSPDDRRSFLAQACGDDAELRKQVDALLAADADADADSFLSLESASRFEGEHAAGDQIGRYTLLKEIGSGGFGSVWLAEQSEPVERRVAIKIIKLGMDTRQVIARFEAERQAIAMMDHPNIARVLDAGATEAGRPFFVMELVDGRPIVEFCNEHRLDIRARLELFIGVCHAVQHAHQKGIIHRDIKPSNVLTSMHDGTPVPKIIDFGIAKATRVELTQKTLITARGQLIGSPAYMSPEQLTMSELEIDTRSDVYGLGVLLYEMLTGTRPFPGDELDSKGLAELVRVLTQEDPPKPSARVLNMDEADRAAGPRPGDPHRVASQLRGDLDWIAMKCLEKDRERRYDTANGLAVDIRRHLNDEPVLAGPPNASYRMQKFVRRNRAGVVAASLVAGAVLAGGGLAGGGLLWALSEKARVERAEESTRRQLTRATEVKQLITSMLASVRPEDAGSADTPMLRSILDKTVARLDAGEIEDRMVQAELRTVTGDAYGSLGDFLTATSQFEAALELYRDELGAEHENTLNIARRLGVLYFELARYDEAESLIAPVYRTYLETLGARSQDARLAAVNLGGVYQKQARYDEAESLFRGVIDMEGEGEEFEKKTHNAIRNLASLYVQTRRFDEALPLFEQTVAWRLEKYGPEYPDTLRSIEGLGTLYIQLQRFDEAEQMLGDVLEPHRQVFGETHPDTLTVVNNLGALYLRSGRPAQAKPLFKISYDAKRERLGERHPETLRSLNNISGARFLLGEYEAALESFEEMLVMRTEALGPDHVDSIRSAGMVAMCHDRLGNIDEAYSAYSDMIEASIRTLGEEHYVTRTAMNNMALMLAPTGRVARAVEVSRRVAELEEATGRPNYEYIDTHAQALFHAGEFAEAIEVQRRVLEIMPPGADDTAFDRLAEYEIADEHGDEIESWTEAALGVAHARRGLEVRTEMLGPDAPATLAAMVALAEAFVAAEQIDEATETIARAKDVARTAHGEPSEPLEAVLRGAGAVWYDAKQHERAEPEYRELSQLLESSDRGDTQAGLAARARHTHVLAWLDRLGEARTVIDRLPELSARVGEERAAVFVPAMERLVERLRQRGELDAAIGYCHQAIELLTNVHGPDSTPVANVQHRLSVVLSDANELTEAVRISREALATHRLRSGDRSREVATTLYNLGLLLMKQRRFEDVHAAHGESLSIFRELHGDDHPRTWKAMIDLGLASIRSGRSAEGEALYRDVIIASNREVGPGSPQALHAMNNLAYHYAGTDRAREGLDMITEVVHLQAEAGEESFVYLDTMAYALFKAGRIREALETQRRVVELLPEGGDPTVFDRLAQYEDAASRLELVSNGTK, encoded by the coding sequence ATGACAACCACAGAGTCGATCTTCTGGACCGCCCGGGACCTCTCCCCGGACGATCGCCGTTCCTTCCTGGCCCAGGCCTGTGGCGACGATGCCGAACTCCGCAAGCAGGTCGATGCGCTGCTCGCCGCCGATGCCGATGCCGACGCCGACAGCTTCCTGTCCCTCGAATCGGCCAGCCGCTTCGAGGGCGAGCACGCGGCGGGCGACCAGATCGGCCGCTACACGCTGCTCAAGGAGATCGGCTCGGGGGGCTTCGGCTCGGTGTGGCTCGCCGAGCAGAGCGAGCCGGTCGAGCGCCGGGTGGCGATCAAGATCATCAAGCTCGGCATGGACACCCGTCAGGTGATCGCGCGCTTCGAGGCCGAGCGGCAGGCCATCGCGATGATGGACCATCCCAACATTGCGCGGGTGCTCGACGCGGGCGCGACCGAAGCCGGCCGACCATTCTTCGTCATGGAACTCGTCGACGGCCGGCCCATCGTCGAGTTCTGCAACGAGCACCGGCTCGATATCCGGGCGCGGCTCGAGCTGTTCATCGGCGTGTGCCACGCGGTGCAGCACGCACACCAGAAGGGCATCATCCACCGCGACATCAAGCCGTCCAACGTCCTGACCAGCATGCACGACGGCACGCCGGTGCCCAAGATCATCGACTTCGGCATCGCCAAGGCGACGCGGGTCGAGCTCACGCAGAAGACGCTGATCACCGCGCGGGGCCAGCTGATCGGCTCACCCGCCTACATGTCGCCCGAGCAGCTCACGATGTCCGAGCTCGAGATCGACACCCGCAGCGATGTCTACGGCTTGGGCGTGCTGCTCTACGAGATGCTCACGGGCACCCGGCCCTTCCCGGGCGACGAGCTCGATTCCAAGGGATTGGCAGAACTCGTCCGCGTGCTAACGCAGGAGGACCCGCCCAAGCCCTCGGCGCGTGTGCTCAACATGGACGAGGCCGACCGCGCCGCCGGGCCGCGCCCCGGCGATCCGCACCGTGTTGCGTCGCAGCTTCGCGGCGATCTCGATTGGATCGCGATGAAGTGCCTGGAGAAGGATCGCGAGCGGCGGTACGACACCGCCAACGGCCTAGCGGTGGACATCCGCCGGCATCTCAACGACGAGCCCGTGCTCGCCGGCCCGCCCAACGCGAGCTATCGCATGCAGAAGTTCGTGCGCCGCAACCGCGCGGGCGTCGTGGCGGCCTCGCTCGTAGCGGGTGCGGTGCTGGCCGGGGGCGGTCTCGCGGGGGGCGGTCTGCTCTGGGCCCTGAGCGAGAAGGCCCGCGTCGAGCGAGCCGAGGAATCGACCCGGCGGCAGCTCACCCGGGCGACCGAGGTCAAGCAGCTGATCACGAGCATGCTCGCGAGCGTGCGGCCCGAGGACGCGGGCAGCGCCGACACGCCGATGCTGCGGTCCATCCTCGACAAGACGGTCGCGCGGCTCGACGCCGGAGAGATCGAGGATCGGATGGTGCAGGCCGAATTGCGCACGGTTACCGGCGATGCATATGGCAGCCTCGGCGACTTCCTCACCGCGACCAGCCAGTTCGAGGCCGCGTTGGAGCTCTACCGCGACGAGCTGGGTGCGGAGCATGAGAACACGCTCAACATCGCCCGCCGCCTGGGCGTGCTCTACTTCGAGCTTGCTCGGTACGACGAGGCCGAGTCGCTGATCGCGCCCGTGTACCGGACCTACCTGGAGACGCTCGGCGCTCGGTCGCAGGACGCTCGCCTCGCGGCGGTCAACCTCGGCGGCGTCTACCAGAAGCAGGCCCGATACGACGAGGCCGAGTCGCTCTTCCGGGGCGTGATCGACATGGAGGGCGAAGGAGAGGAGTTCGAGAAGAAGACCCACAACGCGATCCGGAACCTCGCGAGCCTCTACGTCCAGACTCGGCGGTTCGACGAAGCGCTGCCGCTCTTCGAGCAGACGGTCGCGTGGCGATTGGAGAAGTACGGTCCCGAGTACCCCGATACGCTCCGGTCGATCGAGGGCCTCGGCACGCTCTACATCCAGCTCCAGCGCTTCGACGAGGCCGAGCAGATGCTCGGCGATGTGCTCGAGCCGCACCGCCAGGTGTTCGGCGAGACGCATCCCGACACGCTCACGGTTGTGAACAACCTCGGCGCGCTGTACCTTCGCTCGGGCCGTCCGGCGCAGGCCAAACCACTCTTCAAGATCTCATACGACGCCAAGAGGGAACGCCTCGGCGAGCGGCACCCCGAGACGCTGCGGTCGCTCAACAACATCTCCGGCGCCCGCTTCCTCCTCGGCGAGTACGAGGCGGCCCTCGAGAGCTTCGAGGAGATGCTGGTCATGCGGACCGAGGCCCTCGGGCCCGACCACGTCGACTCCATCCGCTCCGCGGGCATGGTCGCCATGTGCCACGACCGGCTCGGCAACATCGACGAGGCCTATAGCGCCTACTCGGACATGATCGAGGCGAGCATCCGAACGCTCGGCGAGGAGCACTACGTCACCCGCACGGCCATGAACAACATGGCGCTCATGCTGGCGCCCACCGGCCGCGTGGCAAGGGCAGTGGAGGTCTCGCGTCGGGTGGCCGAACTCGAGGAAGCGACCGGCCGACCCAACTACGAGTATATCGACACCCATGCGCAGGCCCTGTTCCACGCCGGCGAGTTCGCCGAGGCCATCGAGGTGCAGCGCCGCGTGCTCGAGATCATGCCGCCGGGGGCGGACGACACCGCCTTCGATCGCCTCGCCGAGTATGAGATCGCGGACGAGCACGGCGACGAAATCGAGAGCTGGACCGAGGCTGCGCTCGGCGTCGCGCACGCCCGCCGTGGGCTCGAGGTCCGCACGGAGATGCTCGGACCCGACGCGCCGGCGACGCTCGCGGCCATGGTGGCGCTCGCCGAGGCATTCGTGGCAGCGGAGCAGATCGACGAGGCCACCGAGACGATCGCGCGTGCCAAGGACGTTGCCCGCACCGCGCACGGCGAGCCGTCCGAGCCGCTCGAGGCCGTGCTCCGCGGGGCCGGGGCGGTGTGGTACGACGCCAAGCAGCACGAACGAGCCGAGCCAGAGTACCGAGAACTGTCCCAGCTGCTGGAGTCCTCGGACCGCGGCGATACGCAGGCGGGGTTGGCCGCGCGGGCACGGCATACGCACGTGCTGGCCTGGCTCGATCGCCTCGGCGAGGCCCGGACGGTCATCGACCGCCTCCCCGAACTGAGCGCACGCGTGGGCGAGGAGCGTGCCGCGGTGTTCGTGCCCGCCATGGAGCGCTTGGTCGAGCGGCTGCGTCAGCGGGGCGAACTGGACGCGGCGATCGGCTATTGCCACCAGGCCATCGAGCTGCTTACCAACGTCCACGGCCCCGACAGCACGCCGGTCGCGAACGTGCAGCACCGCCTCTCGGTCGTCCTTTCGGATGCGAACGAACTCACTGAGGCCGTCCGGATCTCCCGGGAGGCCCTCGCCACGCACCGCCTCCGCAGCGGCGACCGCAGCCGAGAGGTCGCCACCACGCTCTACAACCTCGGACTGCTGCTCATGAAGCAACGACGGTTCGAGGACGTGCATGCCGCCCACGGCGAGTCGCTCTCGATCTTCCGGGAACTGCATGGCGACGACCACCCGCGGACCTGGAAGGCCATGATCGACCTCGGGCTCGCCAGCATCCGCAGCGGGCGGTCCGCCGAGGGCGAGGCGCTCTATCGAGACGTGATCATCGCGAGCAACCGGGAGGTCGGCCCGGGTAGTCCCCAGGCGCTGCACGCGATGAACAACCTCGCGTATCACTACGCTGGCACCGACCGCGCCCGCGAGGGGCTCGACATGATCACCGAGGTCGTTCACCTCCAGGCCGAGGCCGGCGAGGAGTCGTTCGTGTACCTCGACACGATGGCCTATGCGCTGTTCAAGGCCGGCCGCATCCGCGAGGCCCTCGAGACCCAGCGCCGCGTGGTCGAGTTGCTGCCCGAGGGTGGCGATCCAACGGTCTTCGATCGCCTCGCGCAGTACGAAGACGCCGCGAGCCGTCTAGAACTCGTCTCGAACGGCACGAAGTAG